A genome region from Caldalkalibacillus uzonensis includes the following:
- a CDS encoding LacI family DNA-binding transcriptional regulator produces the protein MNKITIKDVARASGTSVRTVSRVINNDPHVKEETRRKVQEVIEQLGYVVNPIARSLREKKTNMIVVFVDRHQGLYWGAFHNEIIQELHRLTRAKGYRMMISSSSADSFAEDENDGFYFLKNGLFDGAIMFDTKQGDQRITYLKEHKIPFVILGKDKSNYDTPYVDLDNEYAGYLGAQYLYERGRRCPALLLGDANFIVNQERAAGFTKFTREKGLSCDTVYFGITDMGSAYRQTLKLIEQVKELDAIFISGDERGLGVYRAIQEKGLSIPHDIAVLGIDNVRLSEYLYPPLTTIDQPKQAFSQSAWDILVEQMEQGSGSVKRIILTPTIVERQSV, from the coding sequence ATGAATAAGATCACCATCAAGGATGTGGCACGCGCTTCCGGTACATCGGTGCGTACCGTCTCCAGGGTGATCAATAATGATCCCCATGTGAAGGAAGAGACCCGGCGGAAGGTACAGGAAGTGATTGAACAGCTGGGCTATGTGGTTAATCCTATTGCCCGCAGCTTAAGGGAAAAGAAAACCAATATGATTGTCGTCTTTGTGGATCGCCACCAGGGATTATACTGGGGGGCTTTTCACAATGAAATTATCCAAGAATTGCACCGTCTGACCCGGGCCAAAGGCTACAGGATGATGATCTCTTCTTCCTCCGCAGACAGTTTTGCAGAAGATGAGAACGACGGGTTTTACTTTCTGAAAAACGGCTTGTTTGACGGGGCCATCATGTTTGATACCAAACAAGGTGATCAGCGTATCACCTATTTGAAGGAGCACAAAATCCCCTTTGTCATCCTGGGTAAGGATAAAAGCAACTACGACACCCCTTACGTGGATCTGGACAATGAGTATGCCGGTTACTTGGGGGCTCAGTATCTGTATGAGCGGGGGCGCCGCTGTCCGGCATTGTTGTTAGGGGATGCCAACTTTATCGTCAACCAGGAGCGGGCCGCAGGGTTTACCAAGTTTACCCGGGAGAAGGGTCTGTCCTGTGACACCGTTTACTTTGGCATAACCGATATGGGGAGTGCCTACCGTCAAACGCTGAAGCTGATAGAACAGGTCAAAGAGCTGGATGCCATCTTCATCTCTGGTGATGAGCGAGGACTAGGTGTGTACCGGGCCATTCAGGAAAAAGGGCTTTCTATTCCTCACGATATTGCCGTCTTGGGGATAGATAATGTGCGCCTGAGTGAATACCTGTATCCGCCATTGACCACCATTGACCAGCCCAAACAAGCCTTTAGCCAGTCCGCTTGGGACATTTTGGTAGAACAGATGGAACAGGGGAGCGGCTCAGTGAAACGCATTATTTTAACCCCAACCATTGTGGAGCGCCAATCTGTCTGA
- a CDS encoding glycosyltransferase family 4 protein, translating into MKIAIAHFRVGETDGVSLEMEKWKKVLEELGHEVIFLAGSKGDSSAYLIDELHYQHPLNNKIVRNAYDELSDYTCEEELNQEILAFALRIEEKLLDFIEQEKIEVIMPNNIWSLGWHLAAGIAFARVARQKKVSFVAHHHDFYWERERYARPTCPFVTQCLEEYFPPAEPNVTHVVINEIARRELWQRKGIAATVVPNVFDFSKPSWAQDEYNADFRQRLGIDENDILILQATRVTERKAIELGIDVVAEMQQVHYLERLQSAPLYDGRQFGTGNKLVYVLAGLHEAEAGYIQALRNKADKLGVDLRFVNQHIDFARRQTEEEKIYSLWDAYVAADLITYPSIMEGWGNQLLEGVFAKKPLVIYEYPVFVTDIKSKPFSFISLGDQHTVNRDGLVEVAPVRIQQAAARAIELLLDGKRREKMVNTNFEIAKLHFSYESLQGLLAHIMDAHFSVDNRA; encoded by the coding sequence ATGAAGATTGCCATCGCCCACTTTCGGGTGGGAGAAACTGACGGTGTATCACTGGAGATGGAAAAATGGAAGAAGGTGCTGGAGGAACTGGGCCATGAAGTCATCTTTCTGGCCGGCAGTAAAGGGGATTCCAGTGCATACCTGATCGATGAACTGCACTACCAGCACCCCTTGAACAATAAGATTGTTCGCAACGCTTATGATGAGCTGAGCGACTATACCTGTGAAGAGGAGCTTAATCAAGAGATTTTAGCTTTTGCTCTGCGGATTGAAGAGAAGCTGCTGGATTTTATTGAACAGGAAAAGATTGAAGTGATCATGCCCAACAACATTTGGTCTCTGGGCTGGCATCTGGCCGCTGGTATTGCCTTTGCCCGTGTGGCCCGGCAGAAAAAGGTATCTTTTGTGGCCCATCATCATGATTTTTACTGGGAGCGAGAACGTTATGCCCGGCCCACTTGTCCGTTTGTCACCCAGTGTCTGGAGGAATATTTTCCACCGGCCGAACCAAACGTCACCCATGTGGTGATCAATGAAATTGCCCGCCGGGAGTTGTGGCAGCGTAAAGGGATTGCCGCCACAGTGGTTCCCAATGTGTTTGACTTCAGTAAGCCCTCCTGGGCACAAGATGAATATAATGCTGATTTCCGCCAGCGTTTAGGCATCGATGAAAATGATATCCTCATTTTGCAAGCGACCCGTGTCACCGAGCGGAAAGCGATTGAACTGGGGATTGATGTGGTAGCTGAAATGCAGCAAGTTCACTATCTGGAGCGTTTGCAGAGTGCCCCCCTTTATGATGGCCGGCAGTTTGGAACCGGCAACAAGCTGGTTTATGTGTTGGCTGGTTTGCATGAGGCTGAGGCAGGTTATATCCAAGCCTTGCGGAATAAAGCAGACAAACTGGGGGTTGATTTGCGCTTTGTCAATCAACATATTGATTTTGCCCGCCGCCAAACAGAGGAGGAAAAGATATACTCTCTGTGGGATGCCTATGTAGCCGCAGACCTGATCACCTATCCCAGTATCATGGAGGGATGGGGCAATCAGCTTTTAGAAGGGGTATTTGCCAAGAAGCCACTGGTCATCTATGAATATCCTGTTTTTGTGACAGACATTAAATCCAAGCCCTTCTCCTTTATCTCCCTGGGGGATCAACATACGGTCAACAGGGACGGATTGGTTGAAGTGGCGCCTGTGCGCATTCAGCAGGCTGCAGCCCGAGCCATTGAGCTTTTGCTGGACGGTAAGAGGCGGGAAAAGATGGTCAACACCAATTTTGAGATTGCTAAACTGCATTTTTCTTATGAGTCTTTACAAGGTTTGTTGGCACATATCATGGATGCACATTTTTCTGTTGACAACAGAGCTTGA
- a CDS encoding alpha-amylase family glycosyl hydrolase, which yields MCDKLTFVYGREKAELILNKLLPKLEAAKQTIQQGKESTWVNEQDVVLITYGDSLQEEGERPLATLHKFLHEQVHETITAVHILPFYPYSSDDGFSVIDYYQVNPVLGTWEDIGQLSRDYKLMFDAVINHISAESEWFKGYLAGEPKYQDYFIEADPTADYSTVTRPRALPLLTKVETAHGEQYVWTTFSADQVDLNYKNEAVLLAIIDVLLFYVQKGAKLLRLDAIGFMWKELGTTCIHLEQTHQLIQLFRDILDEVAPETIIITETNVPHKENISYFGNGYNEAHMVYQFPLPPLVLHAFYTENAEVLSRWMKSLAPTSEQTAFFNFLASHDGIGVRPATGILSESEINMMLDKVKAHGGYVSYKDNGDGTQSPYELNINYLEALSHPDEPVVLKVKRFVAAHGILLSLMGVPAIYIHSLLGSVNDHEGVKRTGQYRSINREKLSYRNVKEALQDPATLRYQVFQALTRLIETRKQHKAFHPNAAQQVLDVDPRIFAVKRTSVDGKETIVALINVSGQEVQLSLASCAHQLDGGVQGYTDLLSDVTLEQVQQGLTLAPYQVMWLQAKRDERES from the coding sequence ATGTGCGACAAGTTGACGTTTGTCTACGGTAGAGAGAAGGCAGAGCTGATCTTAAATAAGCTGCTGCCTAAATTGGAAGCCGCCAAGCAAACGATTCAGCAAGGGAAGGAGTCAACCTGGGTCAATGAGCAAGACGTGGTTTTGATCACCTACGGGGACAGTCTACAGGAAGAGGGAGAGCGGCCTCTGGCGACTTTGCACAAGTTTCTTCATGAACAGGTCCATGAGACGATCACGGCGGTACATATTTTACCCTTTTACCCGTATTCATCAGACGACGGATTCTCCGTGATCGACTACTACCAGGTGAACCCGGTGTTAGGGACCTGGGAGGATATCGGTCAGCTGTCCAGGGATTACAAGCTGATGTTCGATGCGGTCATTAATCATATTTCGGCCGAAAGCGAGTGGTTCAAAGGGTATCTGGCAGGAGAACCAAAGTATCAGGACTACTTCATTGAAGCAGATCCCACAGCTGATTACAGCACAGTGACTCGTCCAAGGGCTTTGCCGTTGCTAACCAAGGTGGAAACGGCCCACGGTGAGCAGTATGTCTGGACCACGTTCAGCGCCGATCAGGTTGATCTCAACTACAAAAATGAAGCCGTTTTACTGGCCATTATTGATGTACTGCTCTTCTATGTGCAGAAGGGAGCCAAACTGCTCCGTCTTGATGCCATCGGCTTCATGTGGAAGGAGTTGGGGACCACCTGCATCCATTTGGAACAGACCCATCAGCTGATCCAGTTGTTCCGGGATATCCTGGATGAAGTGGCACCGGAAACGATCATCATTACCGAGACCAACGTGCCTCACAAGGAGAACATCTCTTATTTCGGTAACGGGTACAATGAAGCCCATATGGTGTATCAGTTTCCCTTACCGCCCTTAGTCTTACACGCCTTCTATACAGAAAATGCCGAGGTGTTGTCCCGCTGGATGAAGAGTCTTGCGCCGACTTCGGAGCAAACGGCCTTCTTTAACTTCCTGGCCTCTCACGATGGGATTGGGGTACGTCCGGCTACAGGCATCTTAAGCGAAAGCGAGATTAACATGATGCTGGACAAAGTGAAAGCCCATGGCGGGTATGTGTCCTACAAAGACAACGGGGATGGGACACAAAGTCCGTATGAGCTGAATATCAATTATTTAGAGGCCTTATCACATCCGGATGAGCCCGTTGTGTTAAAAGTAAAGCGCTTTGTGGCAGCTCATGGTATATTGCTCTCCTTGATGGGGGTACCGGCCATTTACATTCACAGTCTGTTAGGGTCGGTTAATGATCATGAAGGGGTGAAGCGAACGGGGCAGTACCGCAGCATTAACCGGGAAAAGCTGTCGTACAGAAACGTGAAGGAGGCACTGCAAGATCCTGCTACATTACGCTATCAGGTGTTTCAAGCCTTAACACGGCTGATTGAAACACGTAAGCAACACAAAGCCTTCCATCCCAATGCTGCTCAACAGGTGCTGGATGTGGATCCACGCATCTTTGCCGTCAAGCGCACCAGTGTGGATGGGAAAGAGACGATTGTAGCCTTGATTAACGTATCTGGGCAGGAAGTGCAACTGAGTTTGGCCTCATGTGCTCACCAGCTGGACGGTGGTGTGCAAGGGTATACAGACCTGCTGAGCGATGTGACGCTGGAACAAGTCCAACAAGGGCTCACCCTGGCTCCATACCAGGTGATGTGGTTGCAAGCAAAGCGAGATGAAAGGGAATCATAG
- the istB gene encoding IS21-like element helper ATPase IstB, translating into MSECLVQLKHSLKTLKLASIAEVIEEQLMEAETNGFSYQQFLTKLLGYEIRKREEKQLAKRLKWAGFPVHQSLDEFDISAQPALSRQQFQQLRELLWIEQVYNLILLGPPGVGKTHLAIGLGVEAIQQGYKVSFVTMDHLIELLRTQEVTRSAQTKLKRITQSDLVIIDDLMFMAINRHEANLFFQLINKLYGQSSVIITSNKGPEDWGELLGDPAITTAILDRLLHKSEVIHLTGDSYRLKNRKTIFGND; encoded by the coding sequence ATGTCAGAATGCTTAGTGCAACTGAAACACAGCTTGAAAACACTCAAACTGGCCTCCATCGCCGAAGTGATTGAGGAACAACTGATGGAAGCCGAAACAAATGGATTCAGTTATCAACAGTTTCTGACGAAACTGTTGGGATACGAAATACGCAAGCGGGAAGAAAAACAATTGGCTAAACGACTCAAGTGGGCCGGCTTTCCTGTCCACCAATCCCTTGATGAGTTCGACATTAGCGCCCAGCCTGCCCTAAGCCGGCAGCAATTTCAACAGTTGCGTGAACTCTTATGGATTGAACAGGTTTATAACCTCATCTTATTGGGCCCGCCAGGGGTGGGTAAAACTCACCTGGCCATTGGCTTAGGAGTAGAAGCGATTCAGCAAGGATACAAAGTCAGCTTTGTGACCATGGATCATTTAATCGAGTTGCTGCGTACCCAAGAAGTAACAAGAAGCGCCCAAACCAAATTGAAAAGAATTACTCAGTCAGATCTTGTCATCATCGATGATTTGATGTTTATGGCCATCAACCGGCATGAAGCCAATCTTTTCTTTCAACTCATCAACAAACTCTATGGCCAATCATCTGTGATCATCACCTCCAACAAAGGGCCGGAAGATTGGGGAGAGTTATTGGGTGATCCGGCCATCACCACAGCCATTCTGGATCGGCTACTCCATAAAAGCGAGGTGATTCATCTAACCGGTGACAGTTATCGTTTAAAAAACAGGAAAACCATATTTGGAAATGACTAG